The Solanum lycopersicum chromosome 6, SLM_r2.1 genome has a window encoding:
- the LOC101266734 gene encoding shaggy-related protein kinase eta-like — MHTLSGVCHKDLKPQNVLVDPLTHQVKICDFGSAKVLVKGEANISYICSRFYRAPELIFGATEYTTSIDIWSAGCVLAELLLVPLFPRENDVDQLVEIIKVLGTPTREEIRCMNPNYTDFRFPQIKAHPWHKVLFVRVISDKNVPLHK, encoded by the exons ATGCATACTCTTTCTGGCGTATGCCACAAGGACTTGAAGCCTCAGAATGTTTTG GTAGACCCTCTAACTCACCAAGTAAAGATTTGCGATTTTGGAAGCGCGAAAGTACTG GTTAAAGGAGAAGCAAACATCTCATACATCTGCTCGCGGTTTTATCGGGCTCCTGAACTCATATTTGGTGCAACAGAGTATACTACTTCAATTGATATCTGGTCAGCTGGCTGTGTCCTTGCTGAGCTTCTTCTTGTG CCATTGTTCCCTAGAGAAAATGATGTGGACCAACTTGTTGAGATAATCAAG GTACTTGGAACACCGACAAGGGAGGAAATTCGCTGTATGAATCCAAACTATACTGATTTTAGGTTTCCACAAATCAAAGCACACCCTTGGCATAAG GTACTTTTTGTTAGGGTGATAAGCGATAAAAATGTACCACTACATAAATGA
- the LOC101264022 gene encoding large ribosomal subunit protein uL16, translating to MGRRPARCYRQIKNKPYPKSRFCRGVPDPKIRIYDVGMKKKGVDEFPFCVHLVSWEKENVSSEALEAARIACNKYMTKSAGKDAFHLRVRVHPFHVLRINKMLSCAGADRLQTGMRGAFGKPQGVCARVAIGQVLLSVRCKDGNSNHAQEALRRAKFKFPGRQKIIVSRKWGFTKFSRTDYLKYKSENRILPDGVNAKLLGNHGRLAARQPGRAFLTSA from the exons ATGGGGAGAA GACCTGCAAGATGTTATCGTCAGATTAAGAACAAGCCTTACCCAAAATCAAGGTTTTGCCGTGGTGTCCCTGATCCAAAGATCAGGATTTATGACGTGGGCATGAAGAAAAAGGGAGTTGATGAGTTCCCTTTCTGTGTGCATTTGGTCAGTTGGGAGAAGGAGAATGTCTCAAGTGAGGCACTTGAAGCTGCCCGTATTGCTTGCAACAAGTACATGACCAAGTCTGCCGGGAAAGATGCTTTTCACCTAAGGGTCAGGGTTCATCCATTCcatgttttgagaattaacaAGATGTTGTCGTGTGCTGGAGCTGATAGACTCCAAACTGGTATGAGGGGAGCTTTTGGTAAGCCCCAGGGTGTTTGTGCTCGTGTTGCAATTGGTCAGGTTCTTCTATCTGTTCGCTGCAAAGATGGAAACAGCAACCATGCTCAAGAGGCTCTCCGCCGTGCCAAATTCAAGTTTCCTGGACGTCAAAAGATCATTGTGAGCAGAAAGTG GGGATTCACCAAGTTCAGCCGAACTGATTATCTGAAATACAAGTCAGAGAACCGTATTCTACCAGATGGTGTGAATGCAAAG CTTCTTGGCAACCATGGTCGACTTGCTGCACGTCAACCTGGAAGGGCCTTCCTTACATCTGCTTAG
- the LOC101261929 gene encoding 26S proteasome regulatory subunit 6B homolog, translated as MAAAMVLDPKPSPELPATRPDLSSHDVPSENGEDDLYARLKSLQRQLEFIEIQEEYVKDELKNLRREHLRAQEEVKRIQSVPLVIGQFMEMIDQNNAIVGSTTGSNYYVRILSTINRELLKPSASVALHRHSNALVDVLPPEADSSISLLSQSEKPDVTYNDIGGCDIQKQEIREAVELPLTHHELYKQIGIDPPRGVLLYGPPGTGKTMLAKAVAHHTTAAFIRVVGSEFVQKYLGEGPRMVRDVFRLAKENAPAIIFIDEVDAIATARFDAQTGADREVQRILMELLNQMDGFDQTVNVKVIMATNRADTLDPALLRPGRLDRKIEFPLPDRRQKRLVFQVCTAKMNLGDEVDLEDYVSRPDKISAAEIAAICQEAGMHAVRKNRYVILPKDFEKGYRTNVKKPDTDFEFYK; from the exons ATGGCAGCAGCCATGGTTCTCGATCCAAAACCCTCACCGGAGCTGCCTGCAACTCGACCCGACTTATCGTCACACGACGTTCCTTCCGAAAACGGCGAAGACGACCTCTACGCTCGCCTGAAATCTCTACAACGGCAGCTGGAGTTCATCGAGATCCAAGAGGAATACGTGAAGGACGAACTGAAGAATCTCCGCCGTGAACATTTACGGGCACAGGAAGAGGTAAAACGGATCCAGTCGGTGCCGTTAGTAATTGGCCAGTTCATGGAGATGATTGACCAGAATAACGCCATAGTTGGTTCAACGACGGGATCTAATTACTACGTGAGGATACTCAGCACGATTAATCGGGAGCTACTTAAGCCTTCGGCTTCTGTGGCTTTACATCGTCACTCGAATGCTCTAGTTGATGTTTTGCCTCCTGAGGCTGACTCGAGTATTTCGCTGCTAAGCCAATCAGAGAAGCCTGATGTTACCTACAAC GATATTGGAGGATGTGACATTCAAAAGCAGGAAATTCGTGAGGCTGTTGAGTTACCTTTGACTCATCATGAGTTGTACAAGCAGATTGGTATAGACCCTCCCCGTGGTGTCTTGCTTTATGGTCCACCAGGTACTGGGAAAACTATGCTTGCAAAGGCTGTTGCTCATCACACTACTGCTGCCTTCATAAGGGTGGTTGGCTCAGAATTTGTTCAGAAGTACTTGGGTGAG GGTCCACGAATGGTTCGTGATGTGTTCCGTCTTGCCAAAGAAAATGCTCCTGCcattatatttattgatgagGTAGATGCAATTGCCACTGCGAGGTTTGATGCTCAAACTGGAGCTGATAGGGAGGTCCAGCGTATCTTGATGGAGTTGCTTAATCAG ATGGACGGATTTGACCAGACAGTGAATGTGAAAGTTATCATGGCAACTAACAGAGCTGATACTTTGGACCCTGCACTTCTGCGTCCTGGAAGGCTTGATCGGAAGATTGAATTTCCTTTGCCTGATAGGCGTCAAAAGAGGCTTGTTTTTCAG GTCTGTACTGCTAAGATGAACCTAGGTGACGAGGTTGACTTGGAAGATTATGTTTCTCGCCCTGATAAAATTAGTGCTGCTGAG ATTGCAGCTATATGTCAGGAAGCAGGTATGCATGCAGTGCGAAAGAATCGATATGTCATACTCCCCAAGGACTTTGAAAAGGGTTACAGGACCAATGTGAAGAAGCCGGACACTGACTTCGAGTTCTATAAGTGA
- the LOC101263720 gene encoding large ribosomal subunit protein uL16 isoform X1 encodes MGRRPARCYRQIKNKPYPKSRFCRGVPDPKIRIYDVGMKKKGVDEFPFCVHLVSWEKENVSSEALEAARIACNKYMTKSAGKDAFHLRVRVHPFHVLRINKMLSCAGADRLQTGMRGAFGKPQGVCARVAIGQVLLSVRCKDGNSNHAQEALRRAKFKFPGRQKIIVSRKWGFTKFSRTDYLRYKSENRILPDGVNAKLLGNHGRLAARQPGRAFLTSA; translated from the exons ATGGGGAGAA GACCTGCAAGATGTTATCGTCAGATTAAGAACAAGCCTTACCCAAAATCAAGGTTTTGCCGTGGTGTCCCTGATCCAAAGATCAGGATTTATGATGTGGGCATGAAGAAAAAGGGAGTTGATGAGTTCCCTTTCTGTGTGCATTTGGTCAGTTGGGAGAAGGAGAATGTCTCAAGTGAGGCACTTGAAGCTGCCCGTATTGCTTGCAACAAGTACATGACCAAGTCTGCCGGGAAAGATGCTTTTCACCTAAGGGTCAGGGTTCATCCATTCCATGTTTTGCGAATTAACAAGATGTTGTCGTGTGCTGGAGCTGATAGACTCCAAACTGGTATGAGGGGAGCTTTTGGTAAGCCCCAGGGTGTTTGTGCTCGTGTTGCAATTGGTCAGGTTCTTCTATCTGTTCGCTGCAAAGATGGAAACAGTAACCATGCCCAAGAGGCTCTGCGCCGTGCCAAGTTCAAGTTTCCTGGACGTCAAAAGATCATTGTCAGCAGGAAGTG GGGATTCACCAAGTTCAGCCGAACTGATTATCTGAGATACAAGTCAGAGAACCGTATTCTCCCAGATGGTGTGAATGCAAAG CTTCTTGGCAACCATGGTCGACTTGCTGCACGTCAACCTGGAAGGGCCTTCCTTACATCTGCTTAG
- the LOC101263720 gene encoding large ribosomal subunit protein uL16 isoform X2: protein MKKKGVDEFPFCVHLVSWEKENVSSEALEAARIACNKYMTKSAGKDAFHLRVRVHPFHVLRINKMLSCAGADRLQTGMRGAFGKPQGVCARVAIGQVLLSVRCKDGNSNHAQEALRRAKFKFPGRQKIIVSRKWGFTKFSRTDYLRYKSENRILPDGVNAKLLGNHGRLAARQPGRAFLTSA, encoded by the exons ATGAAGAAAAAGGGAGTTGATGAGTTCCCTTTCTGTGTGCATTTGGTCAGTTGGGAGAAGGAGAATGTCTCAAGTGAGGCACTTGAAGCTGCCCGTATTGCTTGCAACAAGTACATGACCAAGTCTGCCGGGAAAGATGCTTTTCACCTAAGGGTCAGGGTTCATCCATTCCATGTTTTGCGAATTAACAAGATGTTGTCGTGTGCTGGAGCTGATAGACTCCAAACTGGTATGAGGGGAGCTTTTGGTAAGCCCCAGGGTGTTTGTGCTCGTGTTGCAATTGGTCAGGTTCTTCTATCTGTTCGCTGCAAAGATGGAAACAGTAACCATGCCCAAGAGGCTCTGCGCCGTGCCAAGTTCAAGTTTCCTGGACGTCAAAAGATCATTGTCAGCAGGAAGTG GGGATTCACCAAGTTCAGCCGAACTGATTATCTGAGATACAAGTCAGAGAACCGTATTCTCCCAGATGGTGTGAATGCAAAG CTTCTTGGCAACCATGGTCGACTTGCTGCACGTCAACCTGGAAGGGCCTTCCTTACATCTGCTTAG